Genomic window (Petrotoga sibirica DSM 13575):
TGGTTATTGGATAAATCCGATGGGGCCTTTTCTTCCCCAGTTTACGTTGACCTCAGCTTTACATGGTTTGATTCCAGGTATAGTTTTTTGGTACTTTTTTAAGAGAAGAATCAATTATTGGTCATTAGCTATTTCTTGTGGTTTAGGTGAGGCGGTTGGTATAACCTTAACACCGTTCTTCATTCACAATGCATTTGGTGTTCCATATGCCGTTCTCATGCCTCCTCGGTTAGGTGGCTATGTATTATCATTCTTTTTAAATGCTTTGATCATGCTATTATTACTCACCAGAATTCCTCAAATTAACAAATTGATGGAGATAGAATAGGATGGATAAATATTACGAGTATGTATATGAATTAGAACCTAACGAAGAAGAAAAGATAATAGATCAGTTCATAAAATATGGATTTAATTCCTTTTACATAGAGGAAGATGTAGAAAGTTCCCAAACATTTTTGAAGATTTATGTCAAGACAGAAGAGCAAATCAAAGATATTTTGGATTTGTTTTCTATGTTTGGCTTAAAATTACTTTCTAAGAAAATTACTGAAGAATCAAAATGGTTAGAAGAATGGAAAAAAACAATAGATTTTTTTCAACTTATAGATGGGGTCTGGGTAAATCCTTTTTCTGATAAAAAAGTAGAAAAATCTGGAATAGTATTGAACGTAATACCGGGCAGTGCCTTTGGTACAGGATTACATTCAACAACGAAACTGGCAGCTGAACTTTTAAGAAAAGTTGACTGTAGAGACAAAGATGTTATTGACATAGGAACAGGAAGTGGGATACTATCGGTTTTAGCCAAAAAGATTGGAGCTAACCGTGTGTGTGCTTTAGATAATGATAATTTGGCAATAGAAAAAGCTGAAGAAATAGCCATTTTAAACAATGTTGATATTGAGATAAGATTATCCGATTTATTAAACGTAGTGGGAGAAAATGAAAGTTTTGATATATTAGTTTCTAATATTGTGGCTGAAGTATTGATTCAGTTAATGAAAGATCCTAAATTTGATAAAGTACTTAAAGAAAATGGAATTGTCATCTTTTCTGGTATAATTGAGAGTAAAGAGAAATCTATTATGGAGCAAGCAAAAGAAGTCGATTTAGTGTTGAAAGATAGGATGGAGGATGGTTGTTGGATAGCTTTGATGTTTCAAAAGAAGATTTAAAAATAATTGAAAAACAATTAGGACGTATTGTTAGTAATGTGTTAAATGTAGAAAAAAGATGCATATATGGCTATCCTCAAGTAATAAAGAGTTTTCCTTTAAAAGATGGAAAACCTTTTCCGACTCTTTATTGGTTAACATGTCCTTATCTAGTGGAAGAAGTATCAAAATTGGAAGCTCAGGGAAGAATAACTGAAATAGAAAAAATTATACAAAATGATCCAGAATTAAAAATGCAAATGATTCTTGCTCACAAAGAAGAGATTGAAAAAAGAATGAAGATATTAGAGGGAGAATTAAATTCTCTATCTAAAAATATAATAAAGAAACTAAAAGAAACAGGAATAGGTGGAATAAAGAATTTTTCTACTATAAAGTGTTTACATTTACACTATGCATCTTATTTAAGTAGGGAAAACAATCCCGTAGGGAAAATAGTGGATAGTTATATAAGTAAGAAATATTGTGACGACAAAAGATGCGAAAATCTGATGCCCCTTAACGTATGGAGGCGAAACAACCCATTGATAGACAGGTCAATTATAAAAAATATCCCTAAAAAACCAGGTGTATATATTTTTAAAAACAATAAAGGTGATCCAATATATATAGGTAAAGCCAAAAACCTAAAAAATAGAGTTTCTTCATATTTTAATAAGAAAAATTATATTGGAAATGAAAAAACTTATGAAATGCTCGAAAAGGCTACAAATTTTGACTATATACTAACTTCAAATGAAAATCAAGCATTCATCTTAGAAGCCAACCTCATCTATGCACATAAACCAAAATACAATATAATGCTAAAAGATACACGAGTGTATCCATATATATTAGTTACGGATGAACAATTTCCAAAAATAAAATACGTTCGTACAAAAAAAGAAGAAAAAGGTAAATACTATGGGCCATACTCTGATGTGAAATTTGTAAAAGATGTTATCGAGGTACTACAAAGTGTTTATAAGATTAGAAGTTGTGATAGGGATTTAAGCAGAAAAAGTAAGCCTTGCTTCCTATACCATTTAGGCAGATGTTATGGTCCATGTTACAAGGACGTAGACGAGAAGGCATATCAAGAATCGGTGGAAAAAGTTAAAAAAGTTTTGTCAGGAGATATTGCAGAAGTAAAGAACTATCTTCAAAAATCTATGAAAGATTATGCCAAAATAAAAAATTATGAAAAAGCTGCTCAAATGCGTGACACATTGTTCAAATTAGAGAATTTGTTTGAAGAAGTAGCGGTTGAATACCAAAACGGAAAAAATATAGATATAATAATGTATGAATCCCCCGTTTATTTAGTTTTAATAGTAAGAAAGGGATATTTAATTTCAAAACTTTCCTTCACAATGGAGGGGACGTTAGAAGATTTCTTGTATCAATACTATATTGTAAGAAAGAATGAGCCGCCTTCTTTGATATCGACATTATACAATGAAGAAATTTCTCCAGAAATATTGGCTTTTCTGAAAGAAAAAGGCTTAAAAAGAATCGAAAAGATCGGTAAAAATTCTAAAATATATGAAATGGCTTATGCAAATTTACAAGAAGAAATCAAAAGGCAAAAAGATTTAAGTTATGCTTTAAAACAGGCTAAAGAGATACTTTCATTGAAGAAAGAACCTAAAATTATTGAAGGTATAGATATATCTCATTTACAAGGGTTGTATACTGTAGCTTCCTTAGTGCGTTTCGAAAACGGAAAGCCCAACAAAGAAGGATACAGGAAGTATAGATTGGATAATATAAAAGCTCCTGACGACTTCGAAAGCATTAGAACAGTAATAAAAAGAAGATATCAAAAACATGAATTACCTGATCTTTTATTCATTGATGGAGGAAAAGGACAGGTAAATTCAGCTGTAGAAGCACTAAAAGAAATTGGTTACTCTTTAAAAGATGTGGATGTTGTTGGTATCGCAAAAGAAGACGAAAGGATAGTTTTTCCAGGTGAGATGGACGATCTTCACTTGTCTTTGGATCACCCAGTGTTAAGATTACTTATATACGTAAGAGATGAGACGCACAGATTTGCTATAGGTTTTAACAGAAGTCTTAGAAGTAAACGGTTTGAGAAAACAAAGCTGGATGATATTTACGGTATAGGTCCAAAGAGAAAAAAAGAATTGATAAAGCATTTTGGAGGAGTTCAAAAAGTATTAGAGGCATCAACTGAAGAAATATCAAAAGTTGTTAAAAGTGAAAAAATTGCGAAAAGAATAAAAGAAAGTTTAGGAGAGAAATGATTTGAAAGAACTAATCGAATTTGCCAAAAATTACTTAAATAAATACAAAAACTTATTAGCGGATGAATTTCAACATTTCTTTTTTGGCAGTGTTTATGATAGCGAAGACAAATTTCCTGTCTATTGTGTTTTTATAGATGAAGATGGAAGAGTTTTTGAAACTGTTGGGCCTGATAAACCTGGAAAGGTTATGAGCGTCCTATACCCTACGTACTACAACGATTCTGAAATATTAGTAAAAAAATACACGGAACTATCACGGCAATACAACAAAATAGTACAACCTAATGTAATGTTTGGCATTGTACAATCACCTTTTAAAATTGCATCTTACAGGGTTTGGGGACAAGAAAGGCTTATAAAAAAACTCATGTTTTCTGAAAAATTAAAAGGAGAAGAATACATTTCTCTACATCAGAATATTACAGATAAAAAATTGAAATTTATAATTGAGCATTACAAGCAGTGGGATGAGGACATATTTTATTTTCCATACTTAAATGATATTCACGTTTTATTCAAAGTTCCAGAACATATAAACAATTCTGAAGTATCCTTATATATAGAAATTGGTCGAATATTAAAAGAAAAAGTTTTGCGAAAGTACGACTTTTTAAAA
Coding sequences:
- a CDS encoding 50S ribosomal protein L11 methyltransferase; amino-acid sequence: MDKYYEYVYELEPNEEEKIIDQFIKYGFNSFYIEEDVESSQTFLKIYVKTEEQIKDILDLFSMFGLKLLSKKITEESKWLEEWKKTIDFFQLIDGVWVNPFSDKKVEKSGIVLNVIPGSAFGTGLHSTTKLAAELLRKVDCRDKDVIDIGTGSGILSVLAKKIGANRVCALDNDNLAIEKAEEIAILNNVDIEIRLSDLLNVVGENESFDILVSNIVAEVLIQLMKDPKFDKVLKENGIVIFSGIIESKEKSIMEQAKEVDLVLKDRMEDGCWIALMFQKKI
- a CDS encoding folate family ECF transporter S component produces the protein MNKKNRTYRLVMNSLFIVLSILFSRLLAIRIPIGNVEVIRFGFGTIPMFLSAFIFGPLDGFIVGGLADLFGYWINPMGPFLPQFTLTSALHGLIPGIVFWYFFKRRINYWSLAISCGLGEAVGITLTPFFIHNAFGVPYAVLMPPRLGGYVLSFFLNALIMLLLLTRIPQINKLMEIE
- a CDS encoding DUF4895 domain-containing protein; its protein translation is MKELIEFAKNYLNKYKNLLADEFQHFFFGSVYDSEDKFPVYCVFIDEDGRVFETVGPDKPGKVMSVLYPTYYNDSEILVKKYTELSRQYNKIVQPNVMFGIVQSPFKIASYRVWGQERLIKKLMFSEKLKGEEYISLHQNITDKKLKFIIEHYKQWDEDIFYFPYLNDIHVLFKVPEHINNSEVSLYIEIGRILKEKVLRKYDFLKNSYKLPEMKVKAPALAVFKVPAGRILDIDFNSIYNQFIKKAAKIVEQINELEI
- the uvrC gene encoding excinuclease ABC subunit UvrC codes for the protein MDSFDVSKEDLKIIEKQLGRIVSNVLNVEKRCIYGYPQVIKSFPLKDGKPFPTLYWLTCPYLVEEVSKLEAQGRITEIEKIIQNDPELKMQMILAHKEEIEKRMKILEGELNSLSKNIIKKLKETGIGGIKNFSTIKCLHLHYASYLSRENNPVGKIVDSYISKKYCDDKRCENLMPLNVWRRNNPLIDRSIIKNIPKKPGVYIFKNNKGDPIYIGKAKNLKNRVSSYFNKKNYIGNEKTYEMLEKATNFDYILTSNENQAFILEANLIYAHKPKYNIMLKDTRVYPYILVTDEQFPKIKYVRTKKEEKGKYYGPYSDVKFVKDVIEVLQSVYKIRSCDRDLSRKSKPCFLYHLGRCYGPCYKDVDEKAYQESVEKVKKVLSGDIAEVKNYLQKSMKDYAKIKNYEKAAQMRDTLFKLENLFEEVAVEYQNGKNIDIIMYESPVYLVLIVRKGYLISKLSFTMEGTLEDFLYQYYIVRKNEPPSLISTLYNEEISPEILAFLKEKGLKRIEKIGKNSKIYEMAYANLQEEIKRQKDLSYALKQAKEILSLKKEPKIIEGIDISHLQGLYTVASLVRFENGKPNKEGYRKYRLDNIKAPDDFESIRTVIKRRYQKHELPDLLFIDGGKGQVNSAVEALKEIGYSLKDVDVVGIAKEDERIVFPGEMDDLHLSLDHPVLRLLIYVRDETHRFAIGFNRSLRSKRFEKTKLDDIYGIGPKRKKELIKHFGGVQKVLEASTEEISKVVKSEKIAKRIKESLGEK